A single window of Danio rerio strain Tuebingen ecotype United States chromosome 15, GRCz12tu, whole genome shotgun sequence DNA harbors:
- the dynll2a gene encoding dynein, light chain, LC8-type 2a produces MTDRKAVIKNADMSEDMQQDAVDCATQAMEKYNIEKDIAAYIKKEFDKKYNPTWHCIVGRNFGSYVTHETKHFIYFYLGQVAILLFKSG; encoded by the exons ATGACCGACAGGAAGGCTGTGATCAAGAACGCTGACATGTCTGAAGACATGCAGCAGGATGCAGTGGACTGTGCCACGCAGGCCATGGAGAAGTACAACATCGAGAAGGACATTGCCGCATACATCAAAAAG GAGTTCGATAAGAAATACAATCCGACGTGGCACTGCATTGTGGGAAGGAACTTCGGAAGCTACGTGACCCATGAGACGAAACACTTCATCTACTTCTACTTGGGCCAGGTGGCCATTCTGCTCTTCAAGTCTGGCTGA
- the srsf1a gene encoding serine/arginine-rich splicing factor 1A (The RefSeq protein has 1 non-frameshifting indel compared to this genomic sequence): protein MSGGVIRGPAGSNDCRIYVGNLPPDIRTKDVEDVFYKYGAIRDIDLKNRRGGPPFAFVEFEDPRDAEDAVYARDGYDYDGYRLRVEFPRSGRGMGRGGFGGGGGGGGGGGGGGGGGAPRGRYGPPSRRSEYRVIVSGLPPSGSWQDLKDHMREAGDVCYADVFRDGTGVVEFVRKEDMTYAVRKLDNTKFRSHEGETAYIRVKVDGPRSPSYGRSRSRSRSRSRSRSRSNNRSRSYSPRRSRGSP, encoded by the exons ATGTCCGGTGGTGTGATCCGCGGCCCTGCTGGAAGCAACGATTGCCGCATCTATGTGGGAAACCTGCCGCCCGATATTCGCACCAAAGATGTCGAAGATGTGTTTTATAAGTACGGAGCCATCCGAGACATCGATCTGAAAAACCGACGAGGCGGACCTCCATTCGCCTTTGTCGAGTTTGAAGACCCCAG AGATGCAGAGGATGCTGTTTATGCTCGTGATGGCTATGACTATGATGGCTATCGACTTCGAGTGGAATTTCCTAGGAGTGGACGAGGAATGGGCAGAGGAGGTTTTGGTGGGGGTGGTGGAGGCGGTGGCGgcggaggaggaggtggtggtggggcTCCTAGAGGTAGATATGGACCCCCATCCAGACGTTCAGAGTACAGAGTAATTGTTTCAG GACTTCCACCAAGCGGCAGCTGGCAGGATCTGAAGGATCACATGCGTGAAGCAGGTGATGTATGTTACGCTGACGTTTTCCGAGATGGAACTGGTGTGGTGGAGTTTGTTCGCAAAGAGGACATGACCTACGCCGTTCGCAAACTGGATAACACAAAATTCCGGTCCCATGAG GGAGAAACTGCGTACATCCGCGTAAAGGTGGACGGACCCCGCAGTCCAAGCTATGGAAGATCAAGGTCAAGGAGCCGCAGTCGCAGCAGGAGTCGCAGCCGCAGCAACAACCGTAGCCGAAGCTACTCTCCACGCCGCAGCCGAGGATC CCCTTGA
- the srsf1a gene encoding serine/arginine-rich splicing factor 1A isoform X1 — MSGGVIRGPAGSNDCRIYVGNLPPDIRTKDVEDVFYKYGAIRDIDLKNRRGGPPFAFVEFEDPRDAEDAVYARDGYDYDGYRLRVEFPRSGRGMGRGGFGGGGGGGGGGGGGGGGAPRGRYGPPSRRSEYRVIVSGLPPSGSWQDLKDHMREAGDVCYADVFRDGTGVVEFVRKEDMTYAVRKLDNTKFRSHEGETAYIRVKVDGPRSPSYGRSRSRSRSRSRSRSRSNNRSRSYSPRRSRGSPQYSPRHSRSRSRS; from the exons ATGTCCGGTGGTGTGATCCGCGGCCCTGCTGGAAGCAACGATTGCCGCATCTATGTGGGAAACCTGCCGCCCGATATTCGCACCAAAGATGTCGAAGATGTGTTTTATAAGTACGGAGCCATCCGAGACATCGATCTGAAAAACCGACGAGGCGGACCTCCATTCGCCTTTGTCGAGTTTGAAGACCCCAG AGATGCAGAGGATGCTGTTTATGCTCGTGATGGCTATGACTATGATGGCTATCGACTTCGAGTGGAATTTCCTAGGAGTGGACGAGGAATGGGCAGAGGAGGTTTTGGTGGGGGTGGTGGAGGCGGTGGCGgcggaggaggaggtggtggtggggcTCCTAGAGGTAGATATGGACCCCCATCCAGACGTTCAGAGTACAGAGTAATTGTTTCAG GACTTCCACCAAGCGGCAGCTGGCAGGATCTGAAGGATCACATGCGTGAAGCAGGTGATGTATGTTACGCTGACGTTTTCCGAGATGGAACTGGTGTGGTGGAGTTTGTTCGCAAAGAGGACATGACCTACGCCGTTCGCAAACTGGATAACACAAAATTCCGGTCCCATGAG GGAGAAACTGCGTACATCCGCGTAAAGGTGGACGGACCCCGCAGTCCAAGCTATGGAAGATCAAGGTCAAGGAGCCGCAGTCGCAGCAGGAGTCGCAGCCGCAGCAACAACCGTAGCCGAAGCTACTCTCCACGCCGCAGCCGAGGATCCCCGCAGTACTCGCCACGTCATAGCCGTTCCCGCTCTCGCTCCTAA